The following coding sequences are from one Reyranella humidisoli window:
- a CDS encoding MFS transporter, giving the protein MTALLFLFMLINFADKVVVGLAAVPLTRDLGLTPEQFGDIGSAFFLLFAVSAIVVGFISNRVKTKHTLLVMAILWSIVQFPMLGMVSLETLIICRVILGAGEGPAGPVATHAIYKWFPDSLRGLPTAVIAQGSAFGVIIAVPLLNWIIEKYSWHWAFGALGIAGLAWAVLWLIFGREGTLVDAPVSNTGGSNERVPYRYLLTCPTILAACAAGFASYWGLALGLTWFTSYLVAGLGFSQKLGGNLTVLPWVFGALVVLAGGYVSQRLKRKGVSSRLCRGVLPCLTIVAGGCVLPFVGAMPTDGLKIAALVFGSAIGSTIYVVLPMIISELTPHPQRAAMLAITTSVVTFAGVLAPRIMGSMIQNAATPIAGYEQGYVILGVLLLAGGIIGLLFIRPERDRKRLAAHAIADLPLQPARA; this is encoded by the coding sequence ATGACCGCCCTGCTCTTTCTCTTCATGCTGATCAATTTCGCCGACAAGGTCGTCGTGGGGCTCGCGGCCGTTCCTCTCACGCGTGACCTCGGACTGACGCCGGAACAGTTCGGCGACATCGGCTCGGCGTTCTTCCTGCTGTTCGCGGTCTCGGCGATCGTCGTCGGCTTCATCTCCAACCGCGTGAAGACCAAGCACACGCTGCTGGTCATGGCGATCCTCTGGTCGATCGTCCAGTTTCCGATGCTGGGCATGGTGAGCCTGGAGACGCTCATCATCTGCCGCGTCATCCTGGGTGCGGGCGAAGGGCCGGCCGGTCCGGTCGCGACCCACGCCATCTACAAGTGGTTTCCCGACTCGCTGCGCGGATTGCCGACGGCGGTGATCGCACAGGGATCGGCCTTCGGCGTCATCATCGCCGTGCCGCTGCTCAACTGGATCATCGAAAAATACTCGTGGCACTGGGCGTTCGGCGCGCTCGGCATCGCGGGCCTGGCCTGGGCCGTGCTGTGGCTGATCTTCGGCCGCGAGGGCACACTCGTCGATGCTCCGGTGAGCAACACCGGCGGCAGCAACGAGCGCGTGCCCTATCGCTACCTGCTCACCTGCCCGACAATCCTCGCCGCCTGCGCCGCGGGCTTCGCCAGCTACTGGGGCCTGGCGCTGGGCCTCACCTGGTTCACGTCCTACCTCGTCGCGGGCCTCGGCTTCAGCCAGAAGCTGGGAGGCAACCTGACCGTCCTGCCCTGGGTCTTCGGCGCCCTCGTGGTCCTGGCCGGAGGTTACGTTTCCCAGAGACTGAAGAGGAAAGGTGTGTCCAGCCGCCTCTGCCGCGGCGTCCTGCCGTGTCTCACCATCGTCGCCGGCGGCTGCGTGCTTCCCTTCGTCGGCGCGATGCCGACGGACGGTCTCAAGATCGCCGCCCTGGTCTTCGGTTCCGCCATCGGCAGCACGATCTACGTCGTCCTTCCCATGATCATCAGCGAACTGACCCCGCATCCGCAGCGCGCGGCGATGCTGGCCATCACCACGTCGGTCGTGACGTTCGCCGGCGTCCTCGCACCCCGGATCATGGGCTCGATGATCCAGAACGCGGCAACGCCGATCGCCGGCTACGAGCAGGGCTACGTCATCCTCGGCGTGCTGCTCCTCGCCGGCGGCATCATCGGCCTGCTCTTCATCCGTCCCGAGAGGGATCGCAAGCGACTGGCCGCGCACGCCATCGCCGACCTGCCGCTCCAGCCCGCCCGCGCCTGA